One part of the Mailhella massiliensis genome encodes these proteins:
- a CDS encoding dicarboxylate/amino acid:cation symporter, protein MSKRLGLPAQMGIGMLLGVIVGAMAPSISIDASWFKPLGDLFITLVRMVVVPLVFTTLVAGAASVCDVKELGRVASKTLIYYLLTTTVAVVIGLILANIIRPGLGLTLSMENLAVKDVSAPPLIKVLMDIVPLNPIDALAKGNMLQVIFFAILFGFALSMLGEKGRPAFVFFDSCAEVMIKVTGIVMHYAPIGVFGLMAFTVANHGLSVLLPLIKLVAVMYLACLIQVLAVYLPCARVAGLTPSTFLKGLTEPLIISFSTCSSAAALSSNLLSVQKLGASKSVSSFSIPLGNTINMDGAAIYMGVAAIFAAEVYGIPMPLDKQLTVILLAVLASIGSMGVPGAALIMITMVFTQVGIPLEAIALIAGVDRIMDMARTTINVLGDATGALLVSKLENNGECRE, encoded by the coding sequence ATGTCAAAGCGTTTAGGTCTTCCCGCCCAGATGGGCATCGGCATGTTACTCGGCGTCATCGTCGGCGCCATGGCTCCTTCCATCAGCATCGACGCGAGCTGGTTCAAACCTCTCGGCGATCTGTTCATCACCCTGGTCCGCATGGTGGTGGTTCCGCTTGTGTTCACCACCCTTGTGGCGGGCGCGGCGAGCGTGTGCGACGTGAAGGAACTCGGACGCGTGGCCTCCAAGACGCTGATCTACTACCTGCTCACCACCACCGTGGCCGTGGTCATCGGCCTCATTCTCGCCAATATCATCCGTCCCGGACTCGGGCTTACGCTTTCCATGGAAAATCTTGCGGTGAAGGACGTTTCCGCTCCTCCGCTCATCAAGGTGCTCATGGACATCGTGCCCCTGAATCCCATCGACGCCCTGGCCAAGGGCAACATGCTCCAGGTCATCTTCTTCGCCATCCTGTTCGGCTTCGCGCTCAGTATGCTGGGTGAGAAGGGCCGTCCCGCCTTCGTGTTCTTCGACTCCTGCGCCGAAGTCATGATCAAGGTGACGGGCATCGTCATGCACTACGCCCCCATCGGCGTGTTCGGCCTCATGGCCTTCACCGTGGCCAACCACGGTCTCTCCGTGCTGCTGCCCCTCATCAAGCTGGTGGCGGTCATGTATCTGGCCTGCCTCATTCAGGTGCTCGCGGTGTATCTGCCCTGCGCCCGCGTGGCCGGGCTTACGCCTTCCACCTTCCTGAAGGGACTGACCGAACCTCTCATCATTTCCTTCTCCACCTGCTCCAGCGCGGCGGCTCTTTCCTCCAACCTGCTTTCCGTGCAGAAGCTCGGCGCCTCCAAGTCCGTGTCCAGCTTCTCCATCCCCCTCGGCAACACCATCAATATGGACGGCGCGGCCATCTACATGGGCGTGGCGGCCATTTTCGCGGCGGAAGTGTACGGTATTCCCATGCCTCTGGATAAGCAGCTCACCGTCATTCTGCTGGCGGTGCTCGCCTCCATCGGCTCCATGGGCGTGCCCGGCGCGGCCCTCATCATGATCACCATGGTCTTCACGCAGGTAGGCATTCCGCTGGAAGCCATCGCCCTCATCGCCGGCGTGGACCGTATCATGGACATGGCCCGCACCACCATCAACGTTCTCGGCGACGCCACCGGCGCCCTTCTGGTTTCCAAGCTGGAAAACAACGGCGAATGCAGGGAATAA
- a CDS encoding D-cysteine desulfhydrase — translation MNLAKFPRRGYVKEVTPIEYLPNFSKALGNKVNVYIKRDDLLPGCAGGNKTRKLDFSIADAIAQGADTLITCGAVQSNHCRLTLAWAVHEGLDCHLVLEERVKDSYNPEASGNNFLYQLLGVKSITVVPGGSPMMEEMEKVAEKLRAEGRKPYIIPGGASNPIGALGYVSCAQEIMQQMFSMGINFDHVIVPSGSAGTHAGMIAGFYGNNMDIPMSGIDVSRPGNVQQALVHKLAQATLDYIGAGVQLPEEKVVCYGDYYQPGYSIPNDGMIEAVKMLARTEAILLDPVYSGKAMAGMIDLIRKDHFPKGANVLFLHTGGSPALYAYLPTFRK, via the coding sequence ATGAATCTCGCCAAGTTCCCCCGTCGCGGCTATGTCAAGGAAGTCACCCCCATCGAGTATCTTCCCAACTTTTCCAAGGCTCTGGGCAACAAGGTCAACGTGTACATCAAGCGCGACGACCTGCTCCCCGGCTGCGCCGGCGGCAACAAGACCCGCAAGCTCGACTTCAGCATCGCCGACGCCATCGCTCAGGGCGCCGATACCCTCATCACCTGCGGCGCGGTGCAGTCCAACCACTGCCGCCTGACCCTCGCCTGGGCCGTGCATGAAGGCCTCGACTGCCATCTGGTGCTGGAAGAACGCGTGAAGGACAGCTACAACCCCGAAGCTTCCGGCAACAACTTCCTGTATCAGCTTCTGGGCGTGAAGAGCATCACCGTGGTGCCCGGCGGCTCTCCCATGATGGAAGAAATGGAAAAGGTGGCGGAAAAGCTGCGTGCGGAAGGCAGAAAGCCCTACATCATCCCCGGCGGCGCTTCCAACCCCATCGGCGCTCTGGGCTATGTTTCCTGCGCGCAGGAAATCATGCAGCAGATGTTCTCCATGGGCATCAACTTCGACCATGTGATCGTGCCCAGCGGCAGCGCCGGCACCCATGCCGGCATGATCGCCGGCTTCTACGGCAACAACATGGACATCCCCATGTCCGGTATCGACGTGAGCCGTCCCGGCAACGTGCAGCAGGCTCTCGTGCACAAGCTGGCCCAGGCCACCCTCGATTACATCGGCGCCGGCGTGCAGCTTCCTGAAGAAAAGGTCGTGTGCTACGGCGACTACTATCAGCCCGGCTACTCCATCCCCAACGACGGCATGATCGAAGCCGTGAAGATGCTTGCCCGTACCGAAGCCATCCTGCTCGACCCCGTGTACAGCGGCAAGGCCATGGCCGGCATGATCGACCTCATCCGCAAGGATCACTTCCCCAAGGGCGCCAACGTGCTCTTCCTGCACACCGGCGGCTCTCCCGCTCTGTACGCCTACCTGCCCACCTTCCGTAAGTAG
- a CDS encoding phenylacetate--CoA ligase family protein: MTRKDRTEGIYSRREVLDESERRQYNLIQLKDLLSYAYRYSEDVKKRFDRAQFNVEKFKTLSDLKHIPILKKKELIFLQTMGPRLGGLLTKDIGELRRVFLSPGPIFDPEDRNDDYWGYTEAFYSVGFRPGDAVQVTFNYHLAPAGLMFEEPLRNLGCASIPAGPTDAATQLDIMQKLRVSGYVGTPSFLMHLAQRAEEKGLNLRKDLFLEVAFVTGERLSEKIRSQMEKKYDIIMRQGYGTADVGCIGYECFQKNGLHISNRCYVEICHPDTGIPLKDGEVGEVVVTAFNKTYPLIRLATGDLSYIDRTPCSCGRTSPRLGSIVGRVDTTARIKGMFVYPHQVEQVMARFEEIKRWQIEVTNPGGVDEMVLYVEASNFKRKEELQHLFRERIKLRPELRILAPGSLPPQIKPIEDKRVWD, encoded by the coding sequence ATGACCCGCAAAGACCGTACGGAAGGAATTTACAGCCGCCGCGAAGTGCTCGACGAGAGCGAACGCCGCCAGTATAACCTTATCCAGCTCAAGGACCTGCTTTCCTACGCCTACCGCTATTCGGAAGACGTGAAGAAGCGTTTCGACCGTGCCCAGTTCAACGTCGAGAAGTTCAAGACGCTTTCCGACCTCAAGCATATTCCCATCCTTAAGAAGAAGGAACTCATCTTCCTGCAGACCATGGGCCCGCGTCTCGGCGGTCTGCTCACCAAGGATATCGGCGAACTGCGCCGCGTCTTCCTTTCCCCCGGTCCCATTTTCGACCCGGAAGACCGCAACGACGATTACTGGGGCTACACCGAAGCCTTCTATTCCGTGGGCTTCCGTCCCGGCGACGCCGTGCAGGTGACCTTCAACTATCATCTCGCGCCTGCGGGCCTGATGTTTGAAGAGCCTCTGCGCAACCTGGGCTGCGCCTCCATTCCCGCCGGTCCCACCGACGCGGCCACGCAGCTCGACATCATGCAGAAGCTGCGCGTTTCCGGTTATGTGGGTACGCCGAGCTTCCTCATGCATCTTGCCCAGCGCGCCGAGGAAAAGGGGCTCAACCTGCGCAAGGACCTCTTCCTGGAAGTGGCCTTCGTGACCGGCGAGCGCCTTTCCGAGAAGATCCGCAGCCAGATGGAAAAGAAGTACGACATCATCATGCGCCAGGGCTACGGCACCGCCGACGTGGGCTGCATAGGCTACGAGTGCTTCCAGAAGAACGGCCTGCACATCTCCAACCGCTGCTACGTGGAAATCTGCCATCCCGATACCGGTATTCCGCTCAAGGACGGTGAAGTGGGCGAAGTGGTGGTCACGGCCTTCAACAAGACCTATCCGCTCATCCGTCTTGCCACGGGCGACCTTTCCTACATTGACCGTACGCCCTGCTCCTGCGGCCGTACCAGCCCCCGCCTCGGCAGCATCGTGGGGCGTGTGGACACCACCGCCCGCATCAAGGGCATGTTCGTCTACCCCCATCAGGTGGAACAGGTCATGGCCCGCTTCGAGGAAATCAAGCGCTGGCAGATCGAGGTCACCAACCCCGGCGGTGTGGACGAAATGGTGCTGTATGTGGAAGCGAGCAACTTCAAGCGCAAGGAAGAGCTCCAGCATCTGTTCCGCGAACGCATCAAGCTGCGCCCGGAACTGCGCATTCTTGCTCCGGGCAGCCTGCCTCCTCAGATCAAGCCCATCGAAGACAAGCGCGTCTGGGACTAA
- the der gene encoding ribosome biogenesis GTPase Der, with the protein MMPKVVLLGRPNVGKSTLFNRLIRSNRAITHDRPGVTRDRMEGVVRSRYGRDFAIVDTGGITLDHHQAVAEGPAGIRGFEADILRQAEAALKEADVICMVVDGKDGLMPFDEHLAAYLRKCDKPILLVVNKVDGAEKEELLLAEFHGLGFPLIACSAEHGHNLRALEEEIRDLLPEDDDFDDEEESEEKEDLEEDRDRPGVRRRKVTDHLRLCLLGRPNAGKSSMTNAFIGEDRMIVSDQAGTTRDSVDVTVEKNGKTYTFVDTAGVRRRSRITDTVERFSVNSSLKSTTKADVTFLLLDATEGLTTQDKRLIELLDERKTPFLIIVNKMDLIPVKARTELMKNLQEELSFCCHVPLVPTSARTGEGLNRLIPLAERIYAECGTRVSTGLLNRAMEETLTRHQAPVVRRVRPKFFYLTQAESEPPTFVCFVNDADRVADSYARYLERSLRRIFGIRHAPMRLHLRSAHAKKEKK; encoded by the coding sequence ATGATGCCCAAAGTCGTTCTGCTGGGACGCCCCAATGTGGGCAAGTCCACCCTGTTCAACCGCCTTATCCGCAGCAACCGCGCCATCACGCATGACCGCCCCGGCGTCACGCGCGACCGTATGGAAGGCGTGGTGCGTTCGCGCTACGGCCGCGATTTCGCCATCGTCGACACGGGCGGCATCACGCTCGATCATCATCAGGCCGTGGCCGAAGGCCCCGCGGGCATACGCGGTTTCGAAGCCGATATTCTGCGCCAGGCCGAAGCCGCCCTGAAGGAAGCCGACGTCATCTGCATGGTGGTGGACGGAAAGGACGGTCTCATGCCCTTCGACGAGCACCTCGCCGCATACCTGCGCAAATGCGACAAGCCCATACTGCTGGTGGTGAACAAGGTGGACGGCGCGGAAAAGGAAGAACTGCTGCTTGCGGAATTCCACGGTCTGGGCTTTCCCCTCATCGCCTGCTCCGCCGAACACGGGCACAACCTGCGCGCCCTTGAAGAAGAAATCCGCGATCTTCTCCCCGAAGACGACGATTTCGACGACGAGGAAGAAAGCGAAGAAAAGGAAGACCTGGAAGAAGACCGCGACAGACCCGGGGTACGCCGCCGCAAGGTTACCGATCACCTCCGGCTGTGCCTGCTGGGCCGCCCCAACGCGGGCAAGTCGTCCATGACCAACGCCTTCATCGGAGAAGACCGCATGATCGTGAGCGATCAGGCGGGCACCACGCGCGACAGCGTGGACGTAACGGTGGAAAAGAACGGCAAAACCTACACCTTCGTAGATACCGCCGGCGTTCGCCGCCGTTCGCGCATCACCGACACGGTGGAACGCTTTTCCGTGAACTCCTCCCTAAAGAGCACCACCAAGGCCGACGTGACCTTTCTTCTGCTCGACGCCACGGAAGGACTCACCACGCAGGACAAGCGCCTCATCGAACTTCTCGACGAACGCAAGACGCCCTTCCTCATCATCGTGAACAAGATGGACCTCATCCCCGTCAAAGCGCGCACCGAACTCATGAAGAATCTTCAGGAAGAACTGAGCTTCTGCTGCCATGTGCCGCTGGTTCCCACCTCCGCGCGCACGGGCGAAGGCCTCAACAGGCTCATTCCCCTTGCGGAGCGCATCTATGCCGAATGCGGTACCCGCGTTTCCACCGGTCTGCTCAACCGTGCCATGGAAGAAACCCTGACGCGGCATCAGGCTCCCGTGGTGCGCCGCGTGCGGCCCAAGTTCTTCTACCTCACCCAGGCGGAAAGCGAACCGCCCACCTTCGTCTGCTTCGTGAACGACGCCGACCGCGTGGCCGATTCCTACGCCCGCTATCTGGAGCGTTCCCTTCGCCGCATCTTCGGCATACGGCACGCGCCCATGCGCCTGCATCTGCGCT
- a CDS encoding aspartate/glutamate racemase family protein: protein MVQRFFDHLPEPRTIGIVGGLGPYAGYDLVRKIFRWTKAGTDQEHLPIMLHSFPGWIPERPAFLLGETRENPGEDIGGIMAQLAENGARVIGMPCNTAHSPRILNTALERLQATGLDVTFVSIIESAVKHVSALCPGSGRIGLMGTVATLRTRLYQDALEKAGLEPVLPDEEECAMVQRAISDPAFGIKAFSDPVTPRARQILLDAARRLVEVRHVDAVLLGCTEIPVAVTESVLYDTPVVDATSVLAQELIRASCPERLKQVADF, encoded by the coding sequence GTGGTTCAACGCTTTTTCGATCATCTGCCCGAGCCCCGCACCATAGGTATCGTGGGGGGGCTCGGCCCCTATGCGGGGTATGACCTCGTGCGAAAGATCTTCCGCTGGACGAAGGCCGGCACGGATCAGGAGCACCTGCCCATCATGCTGCATTCCTTCCCCGGCTGGATCCCGGAGAGGCCCGCCTTCCTGCTGGGTGAAACCAGGGAGAATCCGGGAGAGGACATCGGCGGCATCATGGCGCAGCTTGCCGAAAACGGCGCGAGGGTCATAGGTATGCCGTGCAATACGGCGCACAGCCCCCGCATTCTGAACACCGCGCTGGAGCGCCTGCAGGCTACCGGCCTTGACGTGACCTTCGTGTCCATCATCGAAAGCGCGGTGAAGCATGTGAGCGCTCTCTGCCCCGGTTCCGGGCGCATAGGGCTCATGGGCACGGTGGCCACGCTCCGTACCCGTCTGTATCAGGATGCGCTGGAAAAGGCGGGTCTTGAGCCCGTACTTCCCGATGAAGAGGAATGCGCCATGGTGCAGCGCGCCATCAGCGATCCCGCCTTCGGCATCAAGGCCTTTTCCGACCCGGTGACTCCCCGTGCGCGGCAGATACTGCTTGACGCCGCGCGCCGTCTGGTGGAGGTAAGGCATGTGGATGCCGTACTCCTTGGCTGCACGGAAATTCCGGTAGCGGTCACCGAGTCCGTTCTGTACGATACTCCCGTCGTGGACGCCACAAGCGTGCTCGCGCAGGAACTGATCCGGGCCAGTTGCCCGGAACGACTTAAGCAGGTTGCGGATTTTTAG